One segment of Dromaius novaehollandiae isolate bDroNov1 chromosome Z, bDroNov1.hap1, whole genome shotgun sequence DNA contains the following:
- the LOC135325167 gene encoding cyclin-dependent kinase 4 inhibitor B-like, whose translation MEGGGGGDPRDRLSSAAARGDVEEVRALLDAGADPNGTNSFGRTPLQVMMLGSPRLAELLLQRGADPNRADPRTGCFPAHDAARAGFLDTLAALHRAGARLDLPDGRGRLPLDVAAGGPHGPVGRYLRRPPPPPAAPGRSPPRPAAPAPPRG comes from the exons atggagggcggcggcggcggcgaccccCGCGACCGGCTGTccagcgccgcggcccgcggcgACGTGGAGGAGGTGCGGGCGCTGCTGGACGCGGGCGCGGACCCCAACGGGACCAACTCCTTCGGGAGGACCCCGCTCCAG GTGATGATGCTGGGCAGCCCGCGGCTggccgagctgctgctgcagcgcgGAGCCGACCCCAACCGCGCCGACCCGCGCACCGGCTGCTTCCCGGCGCACGACGCGGCCCGCGCCGGCTTCCTGGACACGCTGGCGGCGCTGCACCGCGCCGGGGCGCGCCTCGACCTGCCCGacggccgcggccgcctccccctcgacgtggcggcgggggggccgcacGGCCCCGTGGGCCGCTacctccgccgccccccgccgccccccgccgcgcccggccgcagccccccgcgcccggccgcccccgcgccgccgcggggctga